One segment of Streptomyces bathyalis DNA contains the following:
- a CDS encoding cell division protein FtsQ/DivIB: MAGSTGPTKSAEKRRGSDSEARPSAEADSGRSPSRSRGARVRTGARIHRLRALLVVLALALGLTGFGAWALYGSNWVLVERVSVSGNDVLTEKQVRDAARIPVGTPLLSVDRAAAERRLETSLPRLDEVRVVRAFPHGIGIEVTERKPELVMKHAGKFAEVDVEGVRFDVVPEQPKGVPLLVMEVERSAGLRHFGKERLRREAVRVATSLPDSVSRDTRTVRVRSYDSITLELTGGRTVLWGSGEQGSAKAESVTALMKASKDARHFDVSVPSAPASSGS, translated from the coding sequence GTGGCCGGATCCACGGGACCGACGAAGAGCGCCGAGAAGCGGCGCGGAAGTGACTCGGAAGCCCGTCCGTCGGCGGAGGCCGACTCCGGCCGCTCCCCGTCCCGTTCGCGCGGCGCGCGGGTGCGGACAGGGGCGCGAATTCATCGGCTGCGCGCCCTGCTCGTCGTCCTGGCACTGGCTCTCGGGCTCACCGGTTTCGGGGCATGGGCCCTGTACGGATCCAACTGGGTGCTCGTGGAACGTGTCTCCGTCAGCGGCAACGACGTGCTGACGGAGAAACAGGTACGCGACGCCGCCCGTATTCCGGTTGGCACTCCGCTCCTGTCCGTCGACAGGGCCGCGGCCGAACGCCGTCTCGAGACCTCGCTGCCCCGCCTGGACGAGGTTCGCGTCGTGCGGGCCTTCCCCCACGGAATCGGTATCGAGGTGACAGAACGGAAGCCGGAACTGGTCATGAAGCATGCAGGGAAATTCGCCGAAGTGGACGTTGAAGGTGTGCGTTTCGACGTGGTTCCGGAGCAACCGAAGGGCGTTCCGCTTCTTGTGATGGAAGTTGAGCGCTCGGCCGGTCTCCGTCACTTCGGCAAGGAACGGCTCCGGCGCGAAGCCGTCCGAGTCGCCACCTCGCTTCCCGATTCCGTCAGCAGGGACACACGTACGGTCCGGGTGCGTTCCTACGACTCCATCACACTGGAGTTGACGGGAGGCCGGACTGTGCTGTGGGGCAGTGGTGAACAGGGGAGCGCCAAGGCGGAGTCAGTCACCGCGCTGATGAAAGCCTCGAAGGACGCACGGCACTTCGATGTGAGTGTTCCCAGCGCCCCTGCCTCGTCAGGGAGTTGA
- the ftsZ gene encoding cell division protein FtsZ, giving the protein MAAPQNYLAVIKVVGIGGGGVNAINRMIEVGLKGVEFIAINTDAQALLMSDADVKLDVGRELTRGLGAGANPDVGRKAAEDHREEIEEVLKGADMVFVTAGEGGGTGTGGAPVVASIARSLGALTIGVVTRPFTFEGRRRANQAEDGIAGLRDEVDTLIVIPNDRLLSISDRQVSVLDAFKSADQVLLSGVQGITDLITTPGLINLDFADVKSVMSEAGSALMGIGSARGDDRAVAAAEMAISSPLLEASIDGARGVLLSISGGSDLGLFEINEAAQLVSEAAHPEANIIFGAVIDDALGDEVRVTVIAAGFDGGQPPSRNRGEKALGSHASKEDPSSSFGTDSDSDRPSFGGLGSVTPRESEPEPMGESSGGGRDSLPPTVPPARPYQDSQAEELDVPDFLK; this is encoded by the coding sequence GTGGCAGCACCGCAGAACTACCTCGCAGTCATCAAGGTCGTCGGCATTGGCGGCGGTGGCGTGAACGCCATCAACCGGATGATCGAGGTCGGTCTCAAGGGCGTCGAGTTCATCGCGATCAACACTGACGCGCAGGCCCTGTTGATGAGCGATGCCGATGTCAAGCTCGATGTGGGCCGTGAACTGACACGCGGTCTGGGAGCCGGCGCCAACCCCGATGTGGGCCGCAAGGCCGCGGAGGACCACCGTGAGGAGATCGAGGAGGTCCTCAAGGGGGCCGACATGGTCTTCGTCACAGCCGGCGAAGGAGGCGGCACCGGCACCGGCGGTGCCCCCGTCGTCGCCAGCATCGCCCGCTCGCTGGGCGCCCTGACGATCGGCGTCGTCACCCGGCCCTTCACCTTCGAGGGCCGCCGCCGCGCCAACCAGGCGGAGGACGGCATCGCGGGTCTCCGCGACGAGGTCGACACCCTCATCGTCATCCCCAACGACCGCCTGCTGTCCATCTCGGACCGTCAGGTGAGCGTGCTCGACGCGTTCAAGTCGGCGGACCAGGTGCTGCTGTCGGGTGTCCAGGGCATCACCGACCTCATCACCACGCCGGGGCTGATCAACCTCGACTTCGCGGACGTCAAGTCCGTGATGTCGGAGGCCGGTTCGGCGCTGATGGGCATCGGCTCCGCTCGCGGGGACGACAGGGCCGTGGCCGCCGCGGAGATGGCGATCTCCTCACCGCTGCTGGAGGCGTCGATCGACGGTGCCAGAGGCGTGCTGCTCTCGATCTCCGGCGGTTCGGACCTCGGCCTGTTCGAGATCAACGAAGCCGCGCAGCTGGTCAGCGAAGCAGCGCATCCCGAGGCCAACATCATCTTCGGGGCCGTCATCGACGACGCTCTCGGCGACGAGGTACGGGTCACCGTCATCGCCGCGGGCTTCGACGGCGGGCAGCCGCCGTCCAGGAACCGCGGCGAGAAGGCACTCGGTTCGCACGCCTCCAAGGAGGACCCCTCGTCCTCCTTCGGAACCGACTCGGACAGCGACCGCCCGTCGTTCGGTGGTCTGGGCAGCGTGACCCCGCGCGAGAGCGAGCCGGAACCGATGGGTGAATCGTCCGGCGGCGGCCGCGACTCACTTCCTCCGACGGTCCCGCCGGCCCGCCCGTACCAGGACAGCCAGGCCGAGGAACTGGATGTGCCGGACTTCCTGAAGTGA